The following coding sequences lie in one Pseudobacteroides sp. genomic window:
- the nuoE gene encoding NADH-quinone oxidoreductase subunit NuoE: MTKAQEISVTAQVEEDLPKEKFEELKAFIEGLGTTKGALIEILHKAQSLFGYLPRDVQLFVARKLGIPGAEVFGVVSFYSYFTTKPRGKHTISVCMGTACFVKGADKIMERLKEKLKIESNEITEDGLFTLKDIRCVGACGLAPVMMIDDKVYGRVKEEELDSILENYRK, translated from the coding sequence ATGACAAAAGCACAGGAAATAAGTGTTACAGCACAGGTAGAAGAAGATTTGCCAAAAGAGAAGTTTGAAGAACTTAAAGCTTTTATTGAAGGATTAGGCACTACAAAGGGTGCATTGATAGAAATACTACACAAGGCACAAAGCTTGTTTGGCTATCTACCAAGGGATGTACAGCTTTTTGTAGCAAGGAAGCTGGGGATTCCAGGAGCAGAGGTTTTTGGCGTTGTCAGCTTTTACTCCTACTTTACCACAAAACCACGAGGAAAACATACCATAAGTGTATGCATGGGGACAGCGTGCTTTGTTAAGGGTGCAGATAAAATAATGGAGCGGCTTAAGGAGAAGCTTAAAATTGAGTCTAACGAGATAACTGAAGACGGTCTGTTTACACTGAAGGATATCAGGTGCGTTGGTGCGTGCGGCTTAGCACCTGTAATGATGATTGACGATAAGGTCTATGGCCGCGTTAAGGAAGAAGAATTGGACAGTATTCTTGAAAACTACAGAAAATAG
- a CDS encoding AAA family ATPase, which produces MIIKRIEIAGFKNIPFHEPKKFEFYKDTLIQGENYSGKTSLGDALCWAFCGCNATGITAEYLLRNNDSTKTVVEVFFEDNSGIEHSLLREQSQETGKHHRLILDGIPVKDSDLAPYIMDKDIFLSTFMIGYFTRLSSKAAGDLLMSILPFPTNQSIIKRVETDLRQYLPMEEGFDSNTFLKNLRQDLKKVEDEIKIWTEKQKQAEEQIKRIPSGEHVDESKIKSRVDMLEARKENLIKASVQNNTASFLESKLSICRLEIQSLKNRINRGTPQFNKNCPTCGQTIPEAEIRKMQEKIDADNALLKSNLESLVKDETDLLSKIEEAQSMTKESNAIIEELDAVSKELDMVKAEYDKVIRQNEVLRSEKKKYDDAIASLDASKENMEKLSAKRYQLNRSITAASQYNSIKADLQYDTVRGSLKNVSIRLQKIVPSTNELRDCFEILYKGREFHVISTSESIRAGLEISALINSRINLKLPVFIDNAESITHYEKPPVQIFEAKVAKDIDITVSPNS; this is translated from the coding sequence ATGATTATAAAAAGAATAGAAATAGCAGGCTTTAAAAATATTCCTTTTCATGAACCGAAAAAGTTTGAATTTTATAAAGATACATTAATACAGGGCGAAAATTACTCCGGCAAAACATCTCTCGGAGATGCACTATGCTGGGCTTTCTGCGGCTGCAATGCTACAGGCATCACAGCTGAATACCTCCTTCGAAACAACGACAGCACCAAAACAGTTGTGGAAGTGTTTTTTGAAGACAATTCAGGGATTGAACATTCACTTCTAAGAGAACAGAGCCAGGAGACCGGAAAGCATCATAGGCTTATTTTAGATGGAATTCCAGTCAAGGATTCCGATCTGGCTCCCTATATTATGGATAAAGATATTTTTTTATCAACCTTTATGATCGGCTATTTTACTCGGCTATCCTCCAAGGCTGCCGGTGATCTTTTAATGAGCATACTTCCTTTTCCTACCAATCAATCAATTATAAAAAGGGTTGAAACGGATTTACGTCAATACCTGCCGATGGAAGAAGGGTTTGATTCAAACACATTCCTTAAAAACTTGAGGCAGGACCTTAAAAAAGTTGAGGATGAAATAAAAATATGGACGGAAAAACAAAAGCAGGCAGAAGAGCAAATTAAAAGAATACCCTCAGGAGAGCATGTTGATGAATCCAAGATAAAATCAAGGGTTGATATGCTTGAAGCACGAAAAGAAAACCTTATCAAGGCTTCAGTGCAGAACAATACAGCAAGCTTTTTAGAAAGCAAGCTGTCAATCTGCAGGCTAGAAATACAATCCCTTAAAAACAGAATTAACAGGGGCACACCCCAGTTTAACAAGAATTGCCCTACATGCGGCCAGACCATTCCCGAAGCTGAAATAAGAAAAATGCAGGAGAAAATTGATGCGGACAATGCACTGCTAAAATCAAATTTGGAAAGCCTTGTGAAGGACGAAACAGATCTGTTGTCAAAAATAGAAGAAGCTCAAAGTATGACAAAGGAAAGCAATGCTATTATTGAAGAGCTTGATGCTGTTTCGAAGGAACTCGACATGGTTAAAGCTGAATATGATAAGGTTATACGGCAGAATGAAGTCCTCCGCTCTGAGAAAAAGAAGTATGATGATGCTATTGCTTCTCTTGATGCATCAAAGGAAAATATGGAAAAGCTCTCTGCAAAGCGTTATCAGCTTAACAGATCAATCACAGCCGCATCTCAATACAACTCCATAAAGGCTGATCTGCAATACGATACAGTACGCGGAAGCCTTAAAAACGTTTCAATACGACTTCAAAAAATTGTGCCCAGCACAAATGAACTCAGAGACTGCTTTGAAATACTTTACAAGGGACGTGAGTTTCATGTTATAAGCACCTCGGAATCCATTCGTGCAGGCCTTGAAATTTCTGCCTTGATAAACTCAAGGATAAACCTCAAACTTCCCGTATTTATCGACAATGCGGAAAGCATTACCCATTATGAAAAACCTCCTGTTCAAATATTTGAAGCTAAGGTTGCAAAAGACATAGATATCACTGTCTCACCAAACAGTTAA
- a CDS encoding aldo/keto reductase: MQYRKVGKNGDEASILGYGCMRFPVKNGKTDMERAEKQVMSAIERGVNYFDTAYMYIGNEAALGAILHKNGVRDKVMIATKIPPYLVNSRKDMESILNTQLERLKTDYIDYYLLHAVQDIKGWERAKTNGLMSFLEEMKAKGVIRNIGFSYHGDKNDFKVLIDDYDWDFCQIQYNYIDESNQAGVEGLKHAYSKGIGVIIMEPLRGGSLVGRMPDEIKNIWEKAKVRRSYVDWALRWLWNQPEVAVVLSGMNEEAHIDENIKLACEIKPDSLTEDEHKIYNEVKETYLRLMKVGCTGCAYCLPCPAGVNIPFCFSYYNSKHLFKNKHLRFQYLMFGGGATGGRNTLASKCIDCGKCEKACPQHIEIRKNLKLVKKEMEPWWSGPLLGSIGGVLKVKRFFTGGKKANT; the protein is encoded by the coding sequence ATGCAGTACAGGAAGGTTGGAAAAAATGGAGATGAAGCATCAATTTTAGGGTATGGATGCATGAGGTTTCCTGTCAAAAATGGAAAAACCGATATGGAAAGAGCTGAGAAACAGGTTATGTCGGCTATTGAAAGAGGAGTTAACTATTTTGATACTGCATATATGTATATCGGAAATGAAGCGGCTTTAGGTGCTATACTTCATAAAAACGGTGTCCGAGATAAGGTTATGATTGCTACCAAAATTCCTCCTTACCTGGTAAACAGCAGGAAGGATATGGAGAGCATTCTTAATACTCAGTTGGAAAGGCTTAAGACCGACTATATAGATTATTACCTGCTTCATGCCGTGCAGGATATTAAAGGCTGGGAAAGGGCTAAAACCAATGGGCTTATGAGTTTTTTGGAGGAAATGAAAGCCAAGGGTGTAATTAGAAATATAGGATTTTCCTATCACGGAGACAAAAACGATTTTAAAGTGCTTATTGATGATTATGACTGGGATTTTTGCCAGATACAATACAACTATATTGACGAATCAAATCAGGCAGGTGTTGAAGGCCTTAAGCATGCATACTCCAAAGGTATTGGAGTCATCATTATGGAGCCTCTTAGGGGAGGAAGCCTTGTCGGAAGAATGCCTGATGAAATCAAAAATATATGGGAAAAAGCCAAAGTTAGGAGATCCTATGTTGATTGGGCTCTAAGATGGCTTTGGAACCAGCCTGAAGTGGCTGTTGTATTATCCGGCATGAATGAAGAGGCCCATATAGATGAGAACATAAAACTTGCATGTGAGATTAAGCCTGATTCACTGACTGAGGATGAACATAAAATTTACAATGAGGTAAAGGAAACCTATCTCAGATTAATGAAGGTAGGATGTACAGGTTGTGCATACTGCCTGCCATGCCCCGCAGGTGTCAATATACCGTTTTGCTTCAGCTACTATAACAGTAAGCACTTGTTTAAAAATAAACACTTGAGATTTCAATACCTTATGTTTGGCGGAGGTGCTACGGGCGGGAGAAATACCCTTGCATCCAAGTGCATAGACTGCGGCAAGTGCGAAAAGGCATGTCCCCAGCATATTGAAATAAGAAAAAACCTCAAGCTTGTAAAAAAAGAAATGGAGCCTTGGTGGAGCGGTCCATTGCTTGGTTCGATAGGTGGGGTACTTAAGGTAAAACGCTTTTTTACCGGAGGCAAAAAAGCAAATACCTAA
- a CDS encoding fused response regulator/phosphatase: MNNWKFLLVDDSNVSIKILEDILINNGYTDITSVNSAQEAIDFLLSKNYAGINRPIDIIITDLFMPGINGIEFCRKIHRIEEYRDIPIVMITSSNDIDNLKEAFDSGIIDYIRKPFNPIELVTRIKAILRFKEEVSRRQLRELEIEDINRNLIEDLSIANHLQFQMLPKNIISKPISIKGYYVPVTFLGGDLYYWHRVGGGKYGVALIDVMGHGTATSMICMYIRSLLPELISKSTDSVELVKSLNKYMRDFNNQLTQVQYHFTMIYIIVDVLNKTIDYVNAGHPPVYLLEKSKEIKLLDKGCIPIGIMDDIEIENEIIRYTETSCIFMYSDGLKDLVRDNNITFEYILSLIDINNINSSFTLPIEKFLDRIKQMSRPDDISVVTLELR; the protein is encoded by the coding sequence ATGAATAACTGGAAGTTTCTTTTAGTAGATGACAGCAATGTCAGCATTAAGATCCTTGAAGATATTTTAATCAATAATGGGTATACCGATATTACATCTGTAAACAGTGCTCAGGAAGCTATTGATTTTCTGCTTTCCAAAAATTACGCTGGTATAAACAGGCCGATTGATATCATAATAACAGACCTTTTTATGCCCGGCATAAACGGTATTGAATTTTGCAGAAAAATTCACAGGATAGAGGAATATAGAGATATACCCATAGTCATGATAACATCCTCAAATGATATTGACAACTTAAAGGAAGCATTTGATTCAGGTATCATTGACTATATCAGGAAGCCTTTTAATCCTATTGAATTGGTAACTCGCATTAAAGCTATATTAAGATTCAAAGAAGAAGTGAGCAGGAGGCAGCTAAGGGAGCTGGAAATAGAGGATATTAATCGCAATCTAATTGAAGATTTAAGTATTGCAAACCATCTGCAATTTCAAATGCTGCCCAAAAATATAATATCTAAACCCATATCCATCAAAGGCTACTATGTGCCTGTAACCTTCCTTGGGGGAGATTTATACTATTGGCATAGAGTAGGCGGCGGAAAATATGGTGTAGCACTTATTGATGTTATGGGCCATGGCACAGCTACATCAATGATATGTATGTATATTAGATCGCTTCTCCCTGAGCTGATTTCCAAAAGTACAGATTCGGTTGAACTCGTCAAAAGCCTAAATAAATACATGCGTGACTTTAATAACCAGCTTACACAAGTTCAATACCATTTTACAATGATTTATATAATAGTGGATGTTTTAAATAAGACAATTGATTATGTAAACGCCGGCCATCCTCCTGTTTATTTGCTGGAAAAATCCAAGGAAATAAAGCTTTTGGATAAAGGCTGCATACCTATTGGCATAATGGATGATATAGAAATAGAAAATGAAATTATCCGCTACACTGAAACATCTTGTATTTTTATGTATTCAGACGGTCTTAAGGATCTTGTCAGGGATAATAATATCACTTTTGAGTATATACTTAGTCTTATTGACATTAACAATATAAACAGCAGCTTCACTTTGCCGATTGAAAAATTTTTAGATCGGATAAAACAAATGTCTCGGCCGGACGACATTTCGGTGGTTACTCTGGAACTTCGTTGA
- a CDS encoding ferredoxin domain-containing protein, protein MSILFEENIRNQALMNIAEKMLIAARTAPKARGVDNLVLSIADKDEIVKIADMMKQMVQEGGAADFFIRDADNILQSDILVLIGTKINPVGVKNCGLCGFSNCDEKNKHPDNPCSFNTSDLGIAVGSAVSVAMDARIDNRVMLSVGKAVKKMQLLGSETKIIFGIPLSSSSKNIFFDR, encoded by the coding sequence TTGAGTATATTATTTGAAGAAAATATAAGAAATCAGGCATTAATGAATATTGCTGAAAAGATGCTTATAGCTGCCAGAACTGCACCAAAAGCAAGAGGTGTTGATAATTTGGTTTTATCCATTGCTGACAAAGATGAAATAGTAAAAATTGCTGATATGATGAAGCAAATGGTTCAAGAAGGTGGTGCAGCTGATTTTTTTATAAGGGATGCTGATAATATCTTACAATCTGATATACTTGTGTTAATTGGTACTAAGATAAATCCTGTAGGGGTAAAAAACTGCGGGCTATGTGGCTTCAGTAATTGTGATGAAAAGAACAAACATCCTGATAATCCATGTTCATTTAATACAAGTGACTTAGGTATTGCAGTTGGCTCAGCTGTGAGCGTCGCAATGGATGCAAGGATCGATAATAGGGTTATGCTCTCTGTGGGAAAAGCCGTAAAGAAAATGCAGCTTTTAGGAAGTGAAACAAAAATTATCTTTGGTATACCGTTAAGCTCAAGCAGTAAAAATATATTCTTTGATAGGTAG
- the mreC gene encoding rod shape-determining protein MreC: MVKKIIKILTVIGLLIIIIITINTFISPQNHLLSSVWSEINSKRSYLDELSKIRKENSLLKTKEKQLKFDSQEIEQEKRKNIELSKLLAFKDQFKENKLLGANIIDIDENKGFCVTIDRGSIDSVTLDDAVISSNGLVGRVSSVKKNSAEVTCIIDSTSRVAATTKGSGCDGIINGCFGLESKIADTCKMLFLSNDVNVNYGDKIITSGIGGVFPKGIPIGQILEVRKSDNDINYYATVKPAVDFKKLEFVAVLIKNKS, encoded by the coding sequence ATGGTTAAGAAAATAATTAAAATACTTACAGTAATAGGCTTACTTATAATTATCATAATTACTATAAACACTTTTATATCACCCCAAAATCACCTTTTATCCAGTGTTTGGTCTGAAATAAATAGCAAAAGAAGCTATTTAGATGAATTGTCGAAAATAAGAAAGGAAAATAGCCTTTTAAAAACAAAGGAAAAACAACTGAAATTTGATTCCCAAGAAATAGAACAAGAAAAGAGGAAAAACATTGAATTATCAAAACTTCTAGCTTTTAAAGATCAATTTAAAGAAAACAAATTATTAGGTGCAAATATCATTGATATAGATGAAAATAAAGGGTTTTGTGTTACTATTGATAGAGGAAGTATAGATAGTGTAACTCTTGATGATGCTGTCATTAGTAGTAATGGTTTAGTTGGTAGAGTTAGCTCTGTCAAAAAAAATTCTGCCGAAGTAACTTGTATTATTGACTCTACAAGTCGAGTGGCAGCTACAACGAAAGGATCGGGTTGTGACGGTATTATTAATGGATGTTTCGGTTTGGAGTCCAAGATAGCAGATACTTGTAAAATGTTATTTCTCTCTAATGATGTAAATGTTAATTATGGAGATAAGATAATAACCTCTGGAATCGGCGGTGTTTTTCCAAAAGGCATTCCTATAGGACAAATATTAGAAGTAAGAAAAAGTGATAATGATATTAATTATTATGCCACTGTTAAGCCAGCCGTAGATTTTAAAAAGCTTGAATTTGTTGCAGTTCTCATAAAAAATAAAAGTTAA
- a CDS encoding transcription elongation factor GreA — protein sequence MNNILTQDNVKKIREEIEYRMTVKRAEIAKEKLEAAAHGDRSENAEYKTACENYRANDDRIQYLLNMISTATVIDDKNVDRSVLGINSKARIKFIEDEDEAVVTLVTTMDIDPENMFISIESDLGKALSGKKAGDIIEVNAPRGKYKVEVLEIL from the coding sequence ATGAATAATATATTAACACAGGATAATGTGAAAAAAATAAGAGAAGAAATAGAATACAGAATGACTGTAAAAAGAGCAGAAATAGCAAAAGAAAAATTAGAAGCTGCAGCACATGGAGACAGATCAGAAAATGCTGAATACAAAACAGCTTGTGAAAATTATAGAGCAAATGATGATAGAATTCAATATTTATTAAATATGATTTCAACTGCAACTGTAATAGATGATAAGAATGTGGATAGGTCAGTTCTAGGAATTAACAGTAAAGCAAGAATCAAATTTATAGAGGATGAAGATGAGGCTGTTGTAACATTAGTCACCACAATGGATATTGACCCTGAAAATATGTTTATAAGTATAGAATCTGATTTAGGGAAAGCATTATCCGGTAAAAAAGCTGGAGATATTATTGAAGTTAATGCTCCAAGAGGGAAATATAAAGTAGAGGTATTAGAGATACTTTAA
- a CDS encoding aldehyde dehydrogenase produces MKNIAKIQRRYFESGKTRDIKYRLTQLERLKQSILESENKIYEALNKDLGKCKVEGFTTEVGLVLSEIDYMKKNIYSFSKRKKVKTPIMFFGGSSYIIPEPYGTVLIIGPWNYPFQLVMIPLVGAIASGNCAVVKPSEISPNVSSVITQILNSTFAKEYVASAEGGIDASKELLSQKFDYIFYTGSTAVGKVIMEAAASNLTPVTLELGGKSPCIVDENINIKNAARRIAWGKFMNSGQTCVAPDYILVHKKIKKELVENIIASINEFYGPNPIDSKDYAHIINEKHFARLLSLMKDGSILYGGKSSKEKLSISPTILDCVCENSKLMQDEIFGPLLPVLEFESIDEAVGFVNRRPKPLALYIFSNDKANIKKVLRNTSSGGVCVNDTINHIITHGLPFGGVGESGMGRYHGKASFDTFSHLKSVLFNQTVYDMKLKYPPYTVSIDFMKRVFRFL; encoded by the coding sequence ATAAAAAATATAGCAAAAATTCAGAGGCGGTATTTTGAAAGCGGTAAAACAAGGGACATAAAATACAGGCTTACCCAATTGGAAAGATTGAAACAGTCTATATTAGAGAGTGAAAACAAGATTTATGAGGCACTTAACAAAGACTTGGGTAAATGCAAGGTTGAAGGTTTTACCACAGAGGTTGGACTTGTGCTTAGTGAAATTGATTACATGAAAAAGAATATTTATAGTTTTTCAAAAAGAAAAAAGGTAAAGACACCCATTATGTTTTTTGGAGGTTCAAGCTATATAATTCCCGAGCCTTATGGAACAGTTCTTATTATTGGCCCATGGAACTATCCCTTCCAGTTGGTAATGATTCCTTTAGTAGGGGCAATTGCCTCAGGTAATTGTGCTGTTGTAAAGCCTTCCGAGATATCTCCCAATGTATCATCAGTCATAACTCAGATATTAAACTCCACTTTTGCTAAAGAGTATGTGGCTTCTGCTGAAGGTGGAATAGATGCTTCAAAGGAGCTGCTGTCTCAAAAGTTTGATTACATCTTTTATACCGGCAGCACTGCTGTGGGAAAAGTGATAATGGAGGCTGCAGCTTCAAATTTAACGCCTGTTACACTTGAATTGGGAGGTAAGAGCCCATGCATAGTAGACGAAAATATCAACATAAAAAATGCTGCAAGAAGGATCGCCTGGGGCAAGTTTATGAACTCGGGACAAACATGTGTAGCTCCGGATTATATATTGGTTCATAAAAAGATAAAGAAGGAACTGGTAGAAAACATTATTGCTTCAATAAATGAGTTTTATGGACCCAACCCAATTGATTCTAAAGATTATGCCCATATAATTAATGAGAAGCATTTTGCAAGGCTCCTCTCATTAATGAAGGATGGCAGCATTCTTTACGGGGGCAAAAGCAGTAAAGAGAAGCTAAGCATTAGCCCTACCATCCTGGATTGCGTTTGCGAAAACAGCAAACTTATGCAAGATGAGATATTTGGACCCCTGCTTCCTGTATTGGAGTTTGAAAGCATTGATGAAGCGGTAGGGTTTGTTAACAGAAGGCCAAAGCCCTTAGCCCTATATATCTTCTCAAACGATAAGGCAAACATAAAAAAAGTTTTAAGAAATACCTCCTCAGGAGGAGTTTGTGTTAATGACACAATAAACCATATAATAACACATGGGCTGCCGTTTGGAGGAGTCGGGGAAAGCGGTATGGGAAGATACCATGGGAAGGCCTCATTTGATACCTTCTCCCATTTGAAAAGTGTTTTATTCAATCAGACTGTATATGATATGAAATTAAAGTATCCTCCCTATACAGTGTCAATAGATTTTATGAAAAGGGTATTCAGGTTTTTATAA
- a CDS encoding NAD(P)/FAD-dependent oxidoreductase translates to MKKTIIMGSGPAGLAAGYYLTKKGQPSLLLEAESQVGGISKTIKYKDFYFDLGGHRFFTKFDEVNELWNEVLGDKFRKTPRLSRIYYRNKFFNYPLTAMNALFGVGIKDTFIILFSYFKARVFPYKKEETFEEWVSNRFGKKLYSIFFKTYTEKVWGIPCSTIQAEWAAQRIKGLSLTTAIINALFKPKKTNIKTLIDEFDYPEFGPGMMYTEMKNKIEKMKGEVRLNSYVTRINCDGYTVKSIEYTTSDGVKHVEEGSDFISTIPVTELINSMYPKAPDDVLKAADNLKYRSFLTVDLILNKKDLFPDNWIYIHSPEVKLGRIQNFKNWSKSMVPDEGKTSLGLEYFCNENDELWNMEDQKLFELAAKEVEMIKICKASDILDYKVVRVPKAYPVYMMGYKDSLAKVEEYLRNFTNLHLAGRYGLFKYNNMDHSIMTGLYAAKNIAEGKKLYDTWSINTDDDYHEIKKEQ, encoded by the coding sequence TTGAAAAAGACAATTATTATGGGTTCTGGGCCTGCAGGTTTGGCAGCAGGCTACTATCTTACTAAAAAAGGACAACCGTCTTTGCTGCTGGAAGCAGAATCTCAGGTTGGTGGAATCAGTAAAACAATAAAATATAAGGACTTTTACTTTGATCTTGGCGGACACAGGTTTTTTACAAAGTTTGATGAGGTCAATGAGCTTTGGAATGAGGTTTTAGGTGATAAATTCAGAAAAACACCCAGGCTGTCGAGAATATACTACCGAAACAAATTTTTTAATTATCCCCTGACTGCCATGAACGCACTCTTCGGAGTCGGCATTAAAGATACATTTATCATCCTTTTCAGTTATTTTAAGGCTAGGGTTTTTCCGTATAAGAAGGAGGAAACCTTTGAGGAATGGGTTTCCAACAGGTTTGGAAAGAAGCTTTACTCAATATTCTTCAAGACATACACGGAAAAGGTATGGGGTATTCCATGTTCTACCATACAGGCAGAGTGGGCTGCACAAAGAATTAAGGGACTGTCCCTTACCACAGCTATTATAAATGCACTTTTCAAGCCTAAAAAAACAAATATAAAGACTTTGATAGACGAGTTTGATTACCCTGAATTCGGACCGGGCATGATGTATACTGAAATGAAGAACAAGATAGAAAAAATGAAGGGTGAAGTAAGGCTCAATTCATATGTTACCAGAATCAATTGTGACGGATATACTGTAAAAAGCATAGAATATACTACTTCCGACGGAGTAAAGCATGTGGAGGAAGGGTCCGACTTTATATCAACAATCCCGGTAACCGAGCTTATAAACTCAATGTACCCAAAGGCTCCAGACGATGTGCTTAAAGCTGCCGACAACCTCAAATATAGGAGCTTTCTAACGGTTGATCTTATATTGAATAAAAAGGATTTATTTCCGGATAACTGGATATATATACATTCTCCAGAGGTTAAGCTTGGAAGGATCCAGAATTTTAAAAACTGGAGCAAGTCCATGGTACCGGATGAGGGTAAGACTTCTCTCGGATTGGAGTACTTTTGCAATGAAAACGATGAGCTTTGGAATATGGAAGATCAAAAGCTGTTCGAACTGGCGGCAAAGGAAGTGGAAATGATAAAGATCTGCAAGGCATCGGATATTCTTGATTACAAGGTAGTAAGAGTACCAAAGGCTTATCCTGTGTATATGATGGGATATAAGGACAGTCTTGCGAAGGTGGAGGAATACCTCAGGAATTTCACAAACCTCCATCTGGCTGGCCGTTACGGACTTTTTAAATACAACAATATGGATCATTCCATCATGACGGGCTTATACGCAGCCAAAAATATAGCTGAAGGAAAAAAGCTGTATGATACCTGGAGCATAAACACAGATGATGATTATCATGAAATAAAAAAGGAACAATAA
- a CDS encoding SDR family oxidoreductase yields the protein MKFKDRVCVVTGGANGIGLCISKEFAKSGAKLAVIDKDKAAGEKVLAELRSNGAECLFFPGDIAEKGVLVSFVEEVIKTFNKVDYLINNACMSNNGILSGCDYDDFNYVLKVGVTAPYMLSKLFCEHFTKDAAIVNISSTRALMSQADTESYTAAKGGISALTHALAVSLAGKVRVNSVSPGWIDVAANFDENFDKKHSEKDKNQHPVKRIGKPLDIARTVMFLCETDSGFITGQNIIVDGGMTKLMVYNGDEGWEYNNH from the coding sequence ATGAAATTTAAGGACAGGGTTTGCGTAGTAACTGGGGGTGCCAACGGCATCGGGCTTTGTATTTCAAAAGAATTCGCTAAAAGCGGTGCTAAGTTGGCTGTTATCGACAAGGATAAAGCTGCTGGGGAAAAGGTATTGGCAGAGTTAAGATCAAATGGAGCGGAGTGCCTATTTTTCCCGGGTGATATTGCAGAAAAAGGCGTGCTTGTATCCTTTGTAGAAGAGGTGATAAAAACCTTCAATAAGGTGGACTACCTCATAAACAATGCCTGTATGAGTAATAACGGCATATTAAGCGGCTGTGATTATGATGATTTCAATTATGTTCTAAAGGTTGGTGTAACCGCTCCGTATATGCTGTCAAAGCTGTTTTGTGAGCACTTTACTAAAGATGCCGCCATAGTTAATATTTCTTCCACAAGGGCATTGATGTCTCAGGCCGATACTGAGAGCTATACCGCTGCAAAAGGGGGAATATCTGCATTGACCCATGCCTTGGCAGTGAGCCTTGCAGGAAAGGTTAGGGTCAATAGCGTAAGTCCGGGATGGATTGATGTTGCAGCAAACTTTGATGAAAATTTTGATAAAAAACACAGTGAGAAAGACAAAAATCAACACCCAGTGAAGCGTATAGGAAAGCCCCTTGATATAGCACGTACCGTCATGTTCTTATGTGAAACTGACAGCGGGTTTATTACCGGTCAGAATATAATCGTAGACGGCGGAATGACAAAGCTTATGGTTTATAATGGGGATGAGGGCTGGGAGTACAATAACCATTGA